In the genome of Saccopteryx leptura isolate mSacLep1 chromosome 10, mSacLep1_pri_phased_curated, whole genome shotgun sequence, one region contains:
- the RHOA gene encoding transforming protein RhoA, which translates to MAAIRKKLVIVGDGACGKTCLLIVFSKDQFPEVYVPTVFENYVADIEVDGKQVELALWDTAGQEDYDRLRPLSYPDTDVILMCFSIDSPDSLENIPEKWTPEVKHFCPNVPIILVGNKKDLRNDEHTRRELAKMKQEPVKPEEGRDMANRIGAFGYMECSAKTKDGVREVFEMATRAALQARRGKKKSGCLVL; encoded by the exons ATGGCTGCCATCCGAAAGAAATTGGTGATTGTTGGTGATGGAGCCTGTGGTAAGACTTGCTTGCTCATTGTTTTTAGCAAGGACCAGTTTCCAGAGGTATATGTACCTACAGTGTTTGAGAACTATGTGGCAGATATTGAAGTGGATGGAAAGCAG GTAGAGTTGGCTTTGTGGGACACAGCGGGGCAGGAAGATTATGATCGCTTGAGGCCTCTCTCCTACCCGGACACAGATGTTATACTGATGTGTTTCTCCATTGACAGCCCTGATAGTTTAG AAAACATCCCAGAAAAATGGACTCCGGAAGTCAAGCATTTCTGTCCCAACGTGCCCATCATCCTGGTTGGGAACAAGAAGGATCTTCGGAATGATGAGCATACAAGGCGAGAGCTAGCCAAGATGAAGCAG GAGCCAGTAAAACCAGAAGAAGGCAGAGATATGGCAAACAGGATTGGCGCTTTTGGGTACATGGAGTGTTCAGCAAAGACCAAAGATGGAGTGAGGGAGGTTTTTGAAATGGCCACGAGAGCTGCTCTGCAAGCCAGACGTGGGAAGAAAAAATCTGGGTGCCTTGTCTTGTGA
- the GPX1 gene encoding glutathione peroxidase 1 — MCAAQLAMAARSVYSFSARPLSGGEPVSLGSLRGKVLLIENVASLUGTTVRDYTQMNELQQRHGPRGLVVLGFPCNQFGHQENTKNEEILNSLKYVRPGGGFEPNFTLFEKCEVNGAQAHPLFAFLREALPAPSDDATALMTDPKFITWSPVCRNDVSWNFEKFLVGRDGVPVRRYSRRFQTIDIEPDIEALLTQGPSSA, encoded by the exons ATGTGTGCGGCTCAGCTGGCGATGGCCGCGCGCTCCGTGTATTCTTTCTCTGCGCGCCCCCTGAGCGGTGGGGAGCCTGTGAGCCTGGGCTCCCTGCGGGGCAAAGTGCTGCTCATTGAGAATGTGGCCTCGCTCTGAGGCACAACGGTCCGGGACTACACCCAGATGAACGAGCTGCAGCAGCGCCATGGGCCACGGGGCTTGGTCGTGCTCGGCTTCCCGTGCAACCAGTTCGGGCATCAG gaGAACACCAAGAACGAAGAGATCCTGAATTCCCTCAAATATGTCAGACCTGGCGGCGGGTTCGAGCCCAACTTCACACTCTTCGAGAAGTGCGAGGTGAACGGCGCGCAGGCGCACCCTCTCTTTGCCTTCTTACGGGAGGCTTTGCCAGCGCCCAGTGATGATGCCACTGCGCTCATGACCGACCCTAAGTTCATCACCTGGTCTCCGGTATGCCGCAATGATGTCTCCTGGAACTTTGAGAAGTTCCTGGTGGGCCGCGATGGGGTGCCTGTGCGTAGATACAGCCGCCGCTTTCAGACCATTGACATCGAGCCCGACATCGAAGCCCTACTGACCCAGGGGCCCAGCAGTGCCTAA